From one Methanobacterium alcaliphilum genomic stretch:
- a CDS encoding DUF4013 domain-containing protein, translated as MDIGEIVNDAIRYPSSDWKKVVILGLLFLVSFLIVPIFLVMGYTFRALKASIAGADELPEFDEWGDMFVDGLKVFVVQFVYFLIPALIILVGSWASIAAMAGTGMTDPTAAFGLLGGTMIIGAIVAIILGLIATIAIANMAYYDSELGAAFRFSEILEVISKIGWVDYIIWYVVVMIIAMIIAFIGGLIQIIPILGFIITLIVIYPYMNLFVYRALALLYAYE; from the coding sequence ATGGATATTGGAGAAATCGTAAACGATGCAATTCGATACCCGTCCTCAGATTGGAAGAAAGTAGTTATTCTGGGATTGTTGTTTTTAGTAAGCTTTTTAATCGTACCTATCTTTTTAGTAATGGGATATACTTTTAGAGCATTAAAAGCTTCAATAGCAGGAGCCGATGAACTTCCTGAATTTGATGAATGGGGAGATATGTTCGTAGATGGTCTAAAAGTATTCGTAGTACAGTTCGTTTATTTCTTAATTCCAGCATTGATAATATTAGTAGGATCATGGGCATCAATCGCAGCTATGGCAGGTACAGGTATGACTGACCCTACCGCAGCATTCGGATTATTAGGTGGAACCATGATTATAGGGGCAATAGTGGCAATCATTTTAGGCCTTATTGCAACTATAGCTATAGCAAACATGGCCTATTATGACAGTGAACTGGGAGCAGCTTTCCGATTCAGTGAGATATTAGAAGTAATCTCAAAAATTGGATGGGTGGACTACATAATTTGGTATGTAGTAGTGATGATTATTGCCATGATAATAGCATTCATAGGCGGTCTGATTCAAATAATCCCAATACTAGGTTTCATAATTACTTTAATTGTAATTTACCCATACATGAACCTGTTTGTATACAGAGCCCTGGCTTTACTATATGCCTACGAATAA
- a CDS encoding tRNA (guanine(10)-N(2))-dimethyltransferase, whose product MNIKLIKEGLTQIKVPEFEKVSAKAPVFYNPAMELNRDLSILALQEFQDVIGEDINICDAFGGSGIRGIRYSKEIEGTSRIVVNDISPLAIKYTQENAELNEINDLEVSQDDANLVLRKNRGKFDVVDIDPFGTPSFFIESAANSLKSNSMLCITATDTSALCGTYKEPCIRKYNSMPLKTEYCHENGIRILTAFVARTFAKYKKMITVQFSHSSEHYMRLYFNIGKGAKETDESLKNIGFIAHCKKCLFRKTINGTAPHIAEKCPCCGEKLVIGGPLWLGSIQNKDFIKGMVKQAEFKEINQEKKALKLLGQCLEESEMPATFFDIHVICKKLKISAPSLIKTIELLENEGFNVSRTHYSPTAIKTDAPLDKIEGVLLNLIQ is encoded by the coding sequence ATGAATATAAAACTAATTAAGGAAGGTTTGACCCAGATTAAAGTTCCTGAATTTGAAAAGGTTTCTGCTAAAGCCCCTGTATTTTATAATCCTGCTATGGAACTAAATAGAGATCTGTCTATTCTAGCCCTGCAAGAATTCCAGGATGTAATTGGAGAGGACATAAATATCTGTGATGCTTTTGGAGGCAGTGGGATCAGAGGCATTAGATACTCTAAAGAAATTGAAGGAACTTCTAGAATTGTGGTTAATGATATAAGTCCCCTGGCTATCAAGTACACTCAAGAAAATGCAGAATTGAATGAAATCAATGATCTGGAAGTTTCACAAGATGATGCTAATCTAGTTCTCAGGAAAAACCGGGGAAAATTCGATGTAGTGGATATAGATCCATTTGGAACACCTTCATTTTTCATTGAATCAGCTGCTAATTCACTTAAATCTAATAGTATGTTGTGCATAACTGCCACAGACACATCAGCACTTTGTGGAACATATAAAGAACCATGCATCAGGAAATATAATTCCATGCCCCTAAAAACAGAATACTGTCATGAAAATGGGATACGTATTCTTACTGCGTTTGTTGCCCGGACATTTGCTAAGTATAAAAAAATGATTACTGTTCAATTTTCACACAGCAGCGAGCATTACATGAGGTTGTACTTTAACATTGGTAAAGGTGCAAAAGAAACAGACGAATCACTTAAAAATATTGGTTTTATTGCGCATTGCAAGAAATGTCTTTTCAGAAAAACCATTAATGGAACGGCACCACATATAGCTGAGAAATGCCCTTGCTGTGGTGAAAAATTAGTTATCGGTGGCCCTCTATGGTTGGGCAGCATTCAAAACAAGGATTTCATCAAAGGTATGGTTAAACAAGCTGAATTTAAAGAGATTAATCAAGAAAAAAAAGCTTTAAAACTTTTAGGCCAATGCTTGGAAGAATCTGAAATGCCTGCAACATTCTTTGATATTCATGTTATTTGTAAAAAACTTAAAATTAGTGCACCTTCTCTAATTAAAACCATTGAACTGTTAGAAAATGAAGGATTTAATGTTTCCAGGACCCATTACAGTCCAACAGCGATTAAAACTGATGCCCCTTTGGATAAAATTGAGGGCGTGTTGTTAAATCTAATTCAATAG
- a CDS encoding CPBP family intramembrane glutamic endopeptidase — MSNIPFLDSAHHGKNSWWRYLITIILTLAVAPVVAGAIIGFLLALVIMFFSQNMDVSILLYQLSSTDALMNSPLLFLVLVAIAYALAFFFLYLALRVLHKREFISIINIYKKVRWNKIIKGAGLWFFLMVIADLISYLIAPGDFIINFNPQNFVLLAIIALIAFPIQASLEELVFRGYIMQGIGLLFKKPFSVVIVSAICFAVLHWFNGSNLTMSASITGGAFIIGIMLGIITLADNGIELAVGIHIINNLYVSVIHSAPESGLGSLPSLIVSPMDPYTSPFSLIILSAVVIFVLFRHRKDDLRRVFY, encoded by the coding sequence ATGTCTAACATACCATTTTTAGATAGTGCACATCATGGTAAAAATAGCTGGTGGAGATATTTAATAACTATTATTTTAACACTTGCGGTGGCTCCAGTAGTTGCTGGAGCCATAATCGGATTTTTACTAGCATTGGTTATAATGTTTTTCAGCCAAAATATGGATGTTTCGATATTATTATATCAATTATCTAGTACAGATGCATTAATGAATTCACCGCTGCTTTTTTTGGTTCTTGTGGCCATTGCTTATGCGCTGGCATTTTTTTTCCTTTATCTTGCATTGAGAGTTTTACATAAAAGAGAATTTATTTCTATTATAAATATCTACAAAAAGGTTCGATGGAATAAAATAATAAAGGGAGCTGGGCTCTGGTTTTTTTTAATGGTAATCGCAGATCTGATATCTTATTTGATTGCTCCTGGCGATTTTATAATAAATTTCAATCCTCAAAATTTTGTTTTATTGGCAATTATTGCTCTTATAGCATTCCCCATCCAAGCGTCTCTTGAAGAATTAGTTTTCAGGGGTTATATTATGCAGGGCATAGGTTTATTATTTAAAAAACCTTTCTCGGTGGTTATTGTAAGTGCTATTTGTTTTGCAGTATTGCACTGGTTTAATGGATCTAATTTAACTATGAGTGCGTCCATAACAGGCGGTGCATTTATTATAGGGATTATGTTAGGAATTATTACCTTAGCAGATAATGGAATAGAACTGGCAGTGGGTATCCATATCATAAACAACCTTTACGTTAGTGTAATTCATAGTGCCCCTGAATCTGGTCTGGGTAGTTTACCTTCTCTGATTGTGAGTCCAATGGACCCATATACTTCTCCTTTTTCTTTAATCATTCTATCTGCGGTGGTAATTTTTGTATTATTTAGACACCGTAAAGATGATTTAAGAAGAGTTTTTTATTGA
- a CDS encoding succinylglutamate desuccinylase/aspartoacylase domain-containing protein, whose product MNQKIKIIAIFFLGLFISFNMIEMSHAVKIDIINSNTGGDVTKNKLIKKYIPKTNITNQVVEAAKKGTPMVTFGNGKGPRVLIVAGVHGNELPSQIAAVKLINYLQGKKIRGTVYIIPFAIPSNTAKTKRYWKGRSPNAIAQYSGTPTNKIVKLAKKLKIDAMGDFHCTRPIGYPGKSAILYTKYPEYQSYKMAKYMSKKSKSALKGYKKAGFYFKGALEDVCNLNGVPSVTAEALSWHGTVKKGSVTKSFSQMNALLKYKKVI is encoded by the coding sequence ATGAATCAAAAAATTAAAATAATCGCAATTTTCTTTTTAGGTCTTTTCATTAGTTTTAATATGATTGAAATGTCCCACGCAGTTAAAATTGATATAATTAATTCAAATACTGGTGGGGATGTTACAAAAAATAAATTAATCAAAAAATATATTCCAAAAACAAATATAACTAACCAAGTTGTGGAAGCTGCTAAAAAAGGAACTCCTATGGTAACTTTTGGAAATGGTAAAGGTCCAAGAGTTTTAATTGTGGCAGGAGTTCATGGAAATGAACTTCCATCTCAGATTGCTGCCGTTAAACTGATTAATTATCTGCAGGGGAAAAAAATTCGTGGAACGGTTTATATCATTCCCTTTGCTATTCCATCAAATACAGCTAAAACAAAAAGGTACTGGAAAGGAAGAAGTCCCAATGCCATTGCCCAGTATTCTGGGACTCCTACTAACAAGATAGTGAAACTAGCTAAAAAATTAAAGATCGATGCTATGGGGGACTTCCACTGCACTCGCCCAATAGGTTACCCGGGTAAGAGTGCAATTCTTTATACCAAATATCCAGAATATCAAAGCTATAAAATGGCTAAGTATATGAGTAAAAAATCTAAATCTGCACTTAAAGGATATAAGAAGGCAGGATTTTATTTCAAAGGTGCTTTAGAAGATGTTTGCAATCTCAATGGTGTTCCATCAGTCACAGCTGAGGCTCTATCGTGGCACGGAACTGTAAAAAAAGGTAGTGTGACAAAATCATTTTCTCAGATGAATGCACTCTTGAAATATAAAAAAGTTATTTAA
- a CDS encoding DegT/DnrJ/EryC1/StrS family aminotransferase, whose amino-acid sequence MIPIANPIIEDEEIQEVVEVLKSGFIAQGPKVAEFEEKFAEYVGTKYAVATSSGTTALHIALLAAGVGEGDEVITTPFSFAATGNAALYVNAKPVFVDIDPDTYNLDPSLIEAAITPKTRAIMPVHLYGQAADMGSIMEIARKHDLTVIEDAAQAHGAMYKDKKAGSLGDMACFSFYPTKNMTTSEGGIITTNNKEFADNCRIIRAHGEKERYKHVVLGYNFRMTDIAAAIGIAQLKKLDKFNKKRIENAEYLTEHIKEIEGIKPPYVSPDVQHVFHQYTIRVENGSRDQWIAFLNENGVGTGIHYPIPIYKQELYQSLGYSDECVESEKAANEVISLPVHPRLNVDDLEKIVQTLEDASRNFL is encoded by the coding sequence ATGATACCTATTGCTAATCCAATCATCGAAGACGAAGAGATCCAGGAAGTTGTAGAAGTCTTAAAATCAGGATTTATTGCCCAGGGACCAAAAGTTGCTGAATTTGAAGAAAAATTTGCAGAATATGTGGGAACAAAATATGCTGTGGCCACCAGTTCTGGAACAACAGCTTTACATATTGCACTTTTAGCTGCAGGGGTAGGTGAAGGGGACGAGGTTATTACCACTCCATTTAGCTTCGCAGCCACTGGAAATGCAGCTCTTTATGTTAATGCCAAACCTGTTTTTGTGGATATTGATCCTGATACTTACAATTTAGATCCTTCTCTAATTGAAGCCGCTATTACTCCTAAAACCAGGGCTATAATGCCTGTTCATCTTTATGGCCAAGCGGCAGATATGGGGTCTATTATGGAAATCGCAAGAAAACATGATCTTACTGTAATTGAAGATGCTGCTCAAGCGCATGGGGCAATGTATAAGGATAAAAAAGCCGGATCTCTGGGAGATATGGCCTGTTTTAGTTTTTATCCAACAAAAAATATGACCACCAGTGAGGGTGGAATTATAACTACTAATAATAAAGAATTCGCTGACAACTGCCGGATAATACGGGCCCACGGAGAAAAAGAAAGATACAAACATGTTGTTTTGGGGTATAATTTTAGAATGACTGATATTGCTGCGGCTATTGGTATAGCCCAGCTAAAAAAATTGGATAAATTCAATAAAAAACGGATTGAGAATGCAGAATACTTGACTGAACACATAAAGGAAATTGAAGGAATAAAACCGCCTTATGTAAGTCCGGATGTCCAGCACGTTTTCCACCAATACACTATCCGTGTGGAGAATGGTTCGCGTGACCAGTGGATCGCATTTTTAAATGAAAATGGTGTGGGAACCGGTATACATTATCCTATCCCCATCTACAAACAGGAACTATATCAATCACTGGGATACAGTGATGAATGTGTGGAATCTGAAAAAGCAGCTAATGAAGTAATTTCCCTACCTGTACATCCCAGATTAAATGTTGATGACTTGGAGAAGATAGTTCAAACTCTGGAAGATGCTAGCCGGAACTTTTTATAA
- a CDS encoding MTH1187 family thiamine-binding protein, with the protein MITAELTIIPIGTDSTSLSEYVAAAVSALDKIGIQYQLSGMGTQIEANNPPELFAAIQVAHEAVFAKGADRVSTSIKIDDRRDADRTLQDKVSSVKNKI; encoded by the coding sequence ATGATAACTGCAGAACTGACCATAATCCCCATTGGAACTGACAGTACCAGTTTAAGTGAATATGTTGCGGCAGCAGTTTCTGCCCTGGATAAAATAGGCATCCAATACCAATTATCTGGAATGGGGACCCAAATAGAAGCTAACAATCCACCAGAGCTATTTGCAGCCATTCAAGTCGCCCATGAGGCGGTTTTTGCTAAAGGTGCAGATAGAGTCTCTACCAGCATCAAGATAGATGACAGAAGAGATGCAGATAGGACACTGCAGGATAAAGTTTCTTCGGTGAAAAACAAGATTTAA
- a CDS encoding TIGR00269 family protein has product MKTLQKCEFNSKIQQRVEKIINDYKLIQEDDLIAVALSGGKDSVLTLHLLKKFQEKMDFDMLAIAVDEGIKGYRGHGMDAAEKNAKILGVELISKSFESEMGFTLDDTYSLFKSACIPCGVFRRHILNKTAYEIGASKIATGHNLDDEIQSFLMSFARADVIKFSKFGPRLETIHPKLIPRIKPLWNTPEKEVGIWAVMNDIDVHLDECPYSKLSLRAKTKDFLNRAESKRPGTKKAIMDSFIKSLDIEKSAVKLNECEKCGEPCSSQICKACEMKEIIKNNIY; this is encoded by the coding sequence ATGAAAACCCTCCAGAAATGTGAATTCAACTCAAAAATTCAACAAAGGGTTGAAAAAATTATAAATGACTATAAATTAATCCAAGAAGATGATTTAATAGCAGTGGCATTATCTGGTGGAAAAGACAGTGTTTTGACTTTACATTTGCTTAAAAAATTCCAGGAAAAAATGGATTTTGACATGCTGGCTATTGCGGTCGATGAAGGGATTAAAGGATATCGTGGCCATGGAATGGATGCTGCAGAGAAAAATGCAAAGATATTAGGGGTGGAATTAATATCTAAGTCTTTTGAAAGTGAAATGGGGTTCACGTTAGATGATACATATTCTCTCTTTAAAAGTGCCTGTATTCCCTGTGGTGTTTTTAGAAGGCATATTCTAAATAAAACTGCTTATGAAATTGGAGCATCCAAAATAGCCACGGGCCACAATTTAGATGATGAAATACAGTCTTTTTTAATGAGTTTTGCCCGCGCTGATGTGATTAAATTTTCTAAATTCGGCCCTAGACTGGAAACTATTCACCCTAAACTCATACCTCGAATTAAGCCGCTATGGAATACCCCGGAAAAAGAAGTGGGTATCTGGGCGGTTATGAATGATATAGATGTTCATCTTGATGAGTGTCCTTATTCCAAGTTATCTCTCAGAGCTAAGACTAAAGATTTTCTAAATAGGGCTGAATCAAAAAGACCAGGTACAAAAAAAGCAATAATGGATTCGTTTATTAAATCACTGGATATTGAAAAATCAGCTGTTAAATTAAATGAATGTGAAAAATGTGGAGAACCGTGTTCGTCTCAAATATGCAAGGCCTGTGAGATGAAAGAGATTATTAAGAATAATATTTATTAA
- a CDS encoding DUF1922 domain-containing protein, whose amino-acid sequence MYLIFRCDCGRAMYAKEGVETRKCVCGKSIKVKSRRIFKEASNFQEASDMVRELQEEKYGGSGFTTADKIPKKR is encoded by the coding sequence ATGTATCTAATTTTCCGGTGCGACTGTGGTAGGGCTATGTATGCCAAAGAAGGAGTGGAAACGAGAAAATGCGTCTGTGGTAAGAGCATAAAGGTTAAAAGTCGCAGGATATTTAAAGAAGCCTCCAATTTTCAAGAAGCATCGGATATGGTCCGTGAACTACAGGAAGAAAAATACGGAGGATCTGGATTCACAACTGCAGATAAGATTCCTAAAAAAAGATAG